Proteins found in one Aethina tumida isolate Nest 87 chromosome 1, icAetTumi1.1, whole genome shotgun sequence genomic segment:
- the LOC109609441 gene encoding uncharacterized protein LOC109609441, which produces MTIEQMGREKEEKKTDEKRNEEERREEEIEKGRKRREEKRREKKRREKEGREKREEEKRREKRIEKRREKRREERREERREKRRQERRDERREERRQERRDERRDESRDERRDERRDERRDERREERREERKEGRKEGRKEGKRREEKRQEKR; this is translated from the exons ATGACAATAGAACAGATGGGAAGAGAA aaagaagaaaagaaaacaGACGAGAAAAGAAATGAAGAGGAAAGAAGGGAAGAAGAAATTGAGAAGGGAAGAAAAAGAAGGGAAGAGAAGAGGAGGgaaaagaagagaagagaaaaggAGGGAAGAGAGaagagaga agaagagaagagaagagagaaGAGAatagagaagagaagagagaagagaagagaagagagaagagaagagagaaGAGAAAAGAGAAGACAAGAGAGAAGAGAtgagagaagagaagagagaaGACAAGAGAGAAGAGATGAGAGAAGAGATGAGAGTAGAGATGAGAGAAGAGATGAGAGAAGAGATGAGAGAAGAGATGAGAGAAGAGAAGAAAGAAGAGAAGAGAGAAAAGAAGGGAGAAAAGAAGGGAGAAAAGAAGGGAAGAGAAGGGAAGAGAAGAGACAAGAGAAGAGATAA